One genomic region from Arthrobacter sp. FB24 encodes:
- a CDS encoding LLM class flavin-dependent oxidoreductase has translation MSEASGTGDAGPLAPAAAPAHSPTAPVGPGKVLLGLNTFGDVGVYPDGHPVPHAQVLRQLLEQAELADDVGLHAFGVGEHHRKDYAVSAPEVFLAAAAARTKRIRLGSAVTVLSSDDPIRVFQRFSTVDAISSGRAEVMLGRGSFIESFPLFGLDLADYEILFEEKLELFDKVRAQKPVHWEGRTRPAINGLSVYPPLEHHLLPAWIGVGGTPESVLRCAQYGYPIIFAIIGGEPRSFAPLANLYREAMAKYGHPMQQVATHSPGHVAETDEEAREEFFPHWLGLRNRLGAERGWGPGSRHEFDAMCTPEGALYVGSPETVARKIVLLKRNLGVDRFDLKYSSGSLPHTAMMRSIELLGTAVAPRVAQLLSGHASGN, from the coding sequence ATGAGCGAGGCGTCCGGTACCGGAGACGCCGGGCCTTTGGCCCCCGCCGCGGCGCCCGCCCACAGCCCCACCGCTCCCGTCGGCCCCGGGAAGGTGCTGCTCGGCCTGAACACTTTTGGCGACGTCGGGGTGTACCCCGACGGGCACCCGGTGCCGCACGCGCAAGTGCTTCGCCAGCTGCTGGAACAGGCGGAGCTGGCGGACGACGTCGGACTCCATGCCTTTGGCGTGGGGGAGCACCACCGCAAGGACTACGCCGTCTCGGCACCCGAGGTGTTCCTGGCCGCCGCCGCAGCGCGGACCAAGCGCATCCGGCTGGGGTCGGCCGTGACCGTGCTGAGCTCGGATGACCCCATCCGCGTCTTCCAGCGTTTCTCCACGGTGGATGCCATCTCCAGCGGCCGCGCGGAAGTCATGCTGGGCCGCGGGTCCTTCATTGAATCCTTCCCGCTGTTTGGCCTGGACCTTGCCGACTACGAGATCCTCTTCGAGGAAAAGCTCGAGCTCTTTGACAAGGTCCGCGCGCAGAAGCCCGTCCATTGGGAAGGGCGGACCCGTCCGGCCATCAACGGGCTGAGCGTCTATCCGCCGCTGGAGCACCATCTGCTGCCGGCCTGGATCGGCGTAGGCGGAACCCCTGAGTCCGTGCTGCGCTGCGCGCAATACGGCTACCCGATTATTTTCGCGATCATCGGCGGCGAACCGCGATCCTTCGCTCCGCTGGCCAACCTTTACCGCGAGGCCATGGCCAAATACGGACACCCGATGCAGCAGGTGGCCACCCATTCGCCCGGACATGTGGCCGAAACAGACGAGGAAGCGCGCGAGGAGTTCTTCCCGCACTGGCTGGGACTCCGGAACAGGCTCGGAGCCGAACGCGGCTGGGGTCCGGGAAGCCGGCACGAATTCGACGCCATGTGCACCCCCGAGGGCGCCCTCTATGTGGGGTCACCGGAGACGGTTGCGCGCAAGATCGTCCTGCTCAAACGGAACCTGGGCGTGGACCGCTTTGATCTCAAGTACAGCAGCGGCTCCCTGCCCCATACCGCGATGATGCGGTCCATTGAACTGCTTGGTACAGCGGTGGCACCCAGGGTGGCCCAGCTCCTGTCCGGGCACGCATCCGGAAACTGA
- a CDS encoding uroporphyrinogen-III synthase, which translates to MMGRRSARGEGRHGLRVLEGARVLVTRSPDRAGALLAALRETGAEPLLLPLIDFERARDLHSLEVAFDALGAGAYTWLVISSVTTVQALEELARERGSTLSRWLPGSLQVATIGPATRRELELRGITVDLAPARLQSGVGLLDIWPQGQGSVFLPQADIADARLAEGLESLGARVQAVTAYHTVDYPADPARSFTPSVGNDASAAPPGTGVLTPAEAKAELDAGRLHAVVAASPSAARRIHAGLSPLGECRFVAIGRSTAAEAESLGLPVAAVAEEPTTSGLVSAVIEALAPGHATPPPATETYVKDRT; encoded by the coding sequence ATGATGGGGCGGCGCAGTGCCCGCGGTGAGGGCCGCCACGGGCTGCGCGTCCTCGAGGGCGCCCGCGTCCTGGTCACACGCAGCCCGGACCGGGCAGGGGCGCTCCTCGCGGCCCTTCGGGAAACCGGCGCCGAACCGCTGCTGCTGCCGCTGATCGACTTCGAACGCGCCCGGGACCTGCACTCCTTGGAAGTCGCCTTCGACGCCCTGGGCGCCGGCGCGTACACCTGGCTGGTGATCAGCAGCGTCACCACCGTGCAGGCCCTCGAGGAGCTCGCCCGTGAACGGGGCTCCACGCTGAGCCGGTGGCTGCCCGGCTCCCTCCAAGTGGCCACCATTGGCCCCGCCACACGTCGCGAACTGGAATTACGCGGAATCACTGTTGACCTGGCCCCGGCCCGGCTCCAGTCCGGCGTCGGACTCCTGGACATCTGGCCGCAAGGCCAGGGCAGCGTATTCCTGCCCCAGGCAGACATAGCAGATGCCCGGCTTGCCGAGGGGCTGGAATCACTAGGCGCCAGGGTTCAGGCTGTCACCGCCTATCACACGGTGGACTATCCGGCCGATCCGGCCCGCAGCTTCACCCCTTCCGTCGGCAACGATGCGTCAGCCGCGCCCCCGGGCACTGGAGTGCTCACCCCTGCCGAAGCAAAAGCCGAGCTCGACGCCGGGCGGCTCCACGCCGTCGTCGCTGCTTCACCCAGCGCTGCCCGCCGCATCCATGCGGGGCTGTCGCCGCTCGGCGAGTGCAGGTTCGTGGCGATCGGACGTTCAACGGCAGCTGAGGCGGAGTCGCTGGGCCTGCCGGTGGCCGCCGTCGCTGAGGAACCAACAACATCCGGCCTGGTGTCCGCCGTCATCGAGGCCCTTGCACCAGGACATGCCACCCCACCGCCCGCCACCGAGACCTACGTGAAGGACAGAACATGA
- the hemC gene encoding hydroxymethylbilane synthase — translation MTVRIGTRASKLALTQTQQTADQLAAIGGFPVELVHIRTDGDVLTGSLSQMGGTGVFVAALREALLRDDCDVAVHSLKDLPTGAAPGLNLAATPKRVDVRDVLCARDGFKLADLPQGARVGTGSPRRAAQLRAARPDLDVVDIRGNVDTRLGRVPGLPGNTTDAVVLGKSCDLDAVVLAAAGLERIGRLDTVSEYLETDVMLPAAGQGSLAIECRTADAPRRTGSTEGSQGPLAQALAALDDTDTRLAVTAERALLARLEAGCAAPVGAYAFRKGSMLYLEAAVCAVDGSATVRDKRATDGLTEVGATLLGIELAEALLAAGAADIADLAAS, via the coding sequence GTGACGGTCCGCATCGGGACGCGTGCCAGCAAGCTGGCGTTGACCCAGACCCAGCAAACAGCCGACCAGCTCGCCGCCATTGGCGGGTTCCCCGTGGAACTGGTGCACATCAGGACGGACGGGGACGTCCTGACCGGTTCGCTCTCGCAGATGGGCGGCACGGGAGTTTTTGTGGCGGCCTTGCGGGAGGCGCTCCTGCGGGACGACTGCGACGTTGCCGTGCACTCGCTCAAGGACCTGCCCACCGGAGCCGCGCCCGGGCTGAACCTCGCCGCGACGCCGAAGCGCGTCGACGTCCGTGACGTGCTCTGCGCGCGCGACGGTTTCAAGCTGGCCGACCTCCCGCAGGGCGCCCGGGTGGGAACCGGTTCCCCGCGCCGAGCGGCGCAGCTCCGCGCGGCCCGTCCCGACCTTGACGTCGTGGACATCCGTGGCAACGTGGACACCCGCCTGGGTCGTGTTCCCGGCCTGCCGGGCAACACCACGGATGCCGTGGTGTTGGGCAAATCCTGCGACCTCGACGCCGTCGTGTTGGCCGCCGCCGGCCTCGAGCGCATCGGCCGGCTGGACACCGTTAGCGAATATCTCGAAACAGATGTCATGCTTCCGGCCGCCGGCCAGGGGTCGCTTGCCATCGAGTGCCGCACTGCGGACGCTCCGCGAAGAACGGGATCCACCGAAGGGTCCCAGGGGCCGCTGGCCCAGGCGCTGGCAGCCCTGGACGACACGGACACCAGGCTCGCGGTTACGGCCGAACGGGCGCTCCTGGCCCGTCTGGAGGCAGGGTGCGCAGCCCCGGTGGGTGCCTACGCCTTCCGCAAGGGAAGCATGCTCTACCTGGAGGCCGCCGTCTGCGCTGTCGACGGGTCAGCCACCGTCCGCGACAAGCGGGCGACGGACGGGCTCACCGAGGTCGGCGCTACGCTTCTTGGCATCGAACTGGCTGAGGCGCTGCTGGCAGCCGGTGCAGCCGACATCGCGGACCTTGCCGCTTCCTGA
- the hemL gene encoding glutamate-1-semialdehyde 2,1-aminomutase, translating to MTSSSPRNEALFDRARQLMPGGVNSPVRAFGSVGGTPRFMVSAKGAYLTDADGAEYVDLVCSWGPALLGHAHPAVLEAVHAAVDRGLSFGASTPDEANLAAIVKERVPAAERVRMVSTGTEATMTAIRLARGFTGRDLVIKFAGCYHGHLDGLLAAAGSGVATLALPGSAGVTAATAAETLVLPYNDLAAVEAAFAAHGSNIAAVITEAAPANMGVVTPGEGFNAGLSRITREHGALLIVDEVLTGFRTGYSGYWGLTGGAADAAEPWSPDLLTFGKVIGGGMPTAALGGRADIMDYLAPLGPVYQAGTLSGNPVAMAAGVATLAHATPEVYSFIDARSLELSAALSSALDAAGVDHSIQRAGNLFSVAFGTSARGVHNYDDAQGQEVFRYAPFFHSMLDSGVYLPPSVFEAWFLSAAHDDAAMNRIFDALPAAARAAASAAVPAGL from the coding sequence ATGACTTCCAGCTCTCCTCGCAATGAGGCACTCTTCGACCGTGCACGCCAGCTCATGCCGGGCGGCGTCAACTCCCCCGTCCGGGCTTTCGGCTCCGTGGGCGGGACCCCCCGGTTCATGGTGTCCGCAAAAGGCGCGTACCTGACCGATGCCGACGGTGCCGAGTATGTGGACCTGGTGTGCTCGTGGGGTCCCGCGCTGCTCGGCCACGCCCACCCGGCCGTGCTCGAGGCGGTCCACGCCGCCGTGGACCGCGGACTCTCGTTCGGTGCCTCTACTCCGGACGAAGCCAACCTGGCTGCGATCGTCAAGGAACGGGTGCCGGCTGCCGAACGCGTCCGGATGGTGTCCACCGGAACTGAAGCCACCATGACCGCCATCCGCCTGGCCCGCGGCTTCACCGGACGCGACCTGGTAATCAAGTTCGCCGGCTGCTACCACGGCCACCTCGACGGGCTCCTGGCCGCGGCCGGGTCCGGTGTGGCCACCCTGGCGCTGCCCGGTTCCGCCGGCGTCACGGCCGCCACCGCCGCCGAGACCCTGGTCCTTCCGTACAACGACCTCGCCGCCGTGGAGGCCGCGTTCGCCGCCCATGGCAGCAACATCGCCGCCGTCATTACGGAGGCGGCACCCGCCAACATGGGTGTGGTTACGCCCGGCGAAGGCTTCAACGCCGGACTTTCGCGGATTACCCGCGAACACGGCGCCCTGCTTATCGTGGACGAAGTCCTCACCGGCTTCCGTACCGGATACTCGGGCTACTGGGGCCTCACCGGCGGTGCGGCAGACGCCGCCGAACCGTGGAGCCCGGACCTCCTCACCTTCGGCAAAGTCATTGGCGGGGGCATGCCGACGGCGGCTCTCGGCGGCCGTGCCGACATCATGGACTACCTTGCGCCGCTCGGTCCCGTCTACCAGGCAGGCACCCTGTCCGGAAACCCCGTCGCCATGGCAGCCGGCGTCGCCACCCTGGCCCATGCCACCCCTGAGGTGTACTCGTTCATCGACGCACGCTCGCTGGAGCTTTCCGCTGCGCTGTCCTCGGCACTGGATGCCGCCGGGGTGGACCATTCCATCCAGCGGGCCGGCAACCTGTTCTCGGTGGCCTTCGGCACCTCGGCGCGGGGCGTCCACAACTACGACGACGCCCAGGGCCAGGAAGTGTTCCGGTACGCGCCGTTCTTCCATTCGATGCTGGACTCCGGGGTCTACTTGCCGCCGTCTGTCTTCGAAGCCTGGTTCCTTTCCGCCGCCCACGACGACGCCGCCATGAACCGGATCTTCGACGCACTTCCCGCCGCAGCCAGGGCTGCAGCGTCGGCAGCGGTGCCGGCCGGGCTGTAA
- a CDS encoding ferrochelatase: MSPLESQEAPASVTAVNPVTESGRMAPKEYDAVLLASFGGPEGQDDVIPFLRNVTRGRGIPDERLEEVSHHYRANGGISPINQQNRELKAGIEAELSARGINLPVFWGNRNWDPYIPQTLQDVYDAGHRKVLMVTTSAYSCYSSCRQYREDIGMALTETGLDGKLEVDKVRQYFDHPGFVEPFVEGTAAGLADVRAQLAAVGTPDAPVHILFATHSIPTRDAEAAGRSEGEPRTFAEGSAYVAQHLASGAEVIRRVEEESGLTAPWSLVYQSRSGAPSVPWLEPDINDAIEELAGEGVKGIVIVPLGFVSDHMEVVWDLDTEALETCRNLGLSATRVPTPGTHRKFVSGIVDLVCERTAANNIADRPHLTDLGPWYDVCRPGCCANFRGEKPTIAGADTSVGTGHASYPSGSADTPAAQAAGQDSL; encoded by the coding sequence ATGAGCCCGCTTGAATCACAGGAGGCACCGGCCTCGGTGACGGCCGTCAACCCGGTCACCGAATCCGGGCGTATGGCTCCGAAGGAATACGACGCCGTCCTCCTCGCCTCATTCGGCGGGCCTGAGGGCCAGGATGACGTCATCCCCTTCCTCCGCAATGTCACCCGGGGGCGCGGAATCCCCGACGAACGGCTTGAAGAGGTTTCGCACCACTACCGTGCCAACGGGGGCATCAGCCCGATCAACCAGCAGAATCGCGAGCTCAAGGCCGGGATCGAAGCGGAACTCTCGGCCAGGGGCATCAACCTGCCCGTTTTCTGGGGCAACCGCAACTGGGACCCCTACATTCCGCAGACCCTCCAGGACGTGTACGACGCCGGCCACCGCAAGGTCCTCATGGTCACCACGAGCGCCTACTCCTGCTATTCCAGCTGCCGCCAGTACCGCGAGGACATCGGCATGGCGCTGACCGAGACCGGCCTGGACGGGAAGCTGGAAGTGGACAAAGTCCGCCAGTACTTCGACCACCCGGGCTTCGTGGAGCCCTTCGTGGAAGGGACCGCTGCCGGCCTTGCCGACGTCCGCGCCCAGCTTGCCGCGGTTGGTACTCCGGACGCACCGGTCCACATCCTGTTCGCCACGCACTCCATTCCGACGCGTGACGCTGAAGCTGCCGGACGCTCCGAGGGTGAACCGCGCACCTTCGCTGAAGGCTCGGCCTACGTGGCGCAGCACCTGGCATCCGGCGCCGAGGTCATCCGACGTGTCGAGGAAGAATCGGGCCTGACCGCCCCATGGTCCCTCGTTTACCAGTCCCGTTCCGGTGCTCCGTCCGTTCCGTGGCTCGAACCGGACATCAACGACGCCATCGAGGAGCTTGCCGGCGAGGGTGTCAAGGGAATCGTGATCGTCCCCCTGGGTTTCGTCAGCGACCACATGGAGGTTGTCTGGGACCTGGACACCGAAGCGCTGGAAACGTGCCGCAACCTTGGCCTGTCCGCAACCCGGGTGCCCACCCCCGGCACGCACCGCAAATTCGTGAGCGGCATCGTGGACCTGGTCTGTGAGCGCACTGCCGCGAACAATATTGCCGACCGGCCGCACCTCACCGACCTGGGGCCCTGGTATGACGTCTGCCGCCCCGGCTGCTGCGCCAACTTCCGGGGCGAGAAGCCCACCATCGCAGGAGCTGACACCTCAGTGGGCACAGGCCACGCCTCCTACCCTTCTGGTTCGGCTGACACTCCGGCTGCCCAGGCGGCGGGACAGGACTCACTGTGA
- the hemB gene encoding porphobilinogen synthase has translation MSFPTHRPRRLRTTPAMRRMTAENRLAAPELILPAFIREGLTEPNPIASMPGVVQHTTDSLKKAAAEAVELGVGGIMLFGIPAERDARGTASLDPDGVLNKAIRDVRAEVGDDLVVMSDVCLDEFTDHGHCGVLDDEGYVDNDATLEIYAAMAVAQADAGAHMLGPSGMMDGQIGVIRQALEDAGHTNTAVVAYAAKYASAFYGPFREAVDSQLKGDRRTYQMDSANRREALLEVELDLAEGADLVMVKPAMSYLDILADVAAISTVPVAAYQISGEYSMIEAAAANGWIDRRAAITESVLGIKRAGANMVLTYWASELAGWLKESR, from the coding sequence ATGAGCTTCCCGACCCACCGCCCCCGCCGGCTCCGCACCACCCCGGCCATGCGCAGGATGACGGCCGAAAACCGACTGGCGGCCCCGGAGCTGATCCTTCCCGCGTTCATCCGCGAGGGGCTCACGGAACCCAACCCCATCGCCTCCATGCCCGGCGTGGTGCAGCACACCACCGATTCGCTCAAGAAGGCAGCGGCCGAGGCCGTGGAACTGGGTGTCGGCGGAATCATGCTTTTCGGCATCCCCGCCGAGCGCGATGCCCGGGGTACCGCGTCGCTGGATCCCGACGGAGTGCTCAACAAGGCCATCCGGGACGTCCGCGCTGAAGTGGGCGATGACCTGGTGGTCATGAGCGACGTGTGCCTGGACGAATTCACCGACCACGGCCACTGCGGCGTCCTCGATGACGAAGGCTACGTGGACAACGACGCGACGCTGGAGATCTACGCGGCGATGGCCGTGGCGCAGGCGGACGCCGGGGCGCACATGCTTGGCCCCTCGGGAATGATGGACGGCCAGATCGGCGTGATCCGGCAGGCGCTGGAAGACGCCGGGCACACCAACACGGCCGTGGTGGCGTACGCCGCAAAGTACGCCTCCGCGTTCTATGGTCCGTTCCGGGAAGCCGTGGATTCCCAGCTCAAGGGCGACCGCCGCACGTACCAGATGGACTCCGCCAACCGCCGCGAGGCCCTCCTCGAAGTGGAGCTGGACCTGGCCGAAGGCGCCGACCTGGTGATGGTGAAACCCGCCATGAGCTACCTGGACATCCTCGCCGACGTCGCGGCCATCAGCACCGTGCCCGTGGCTGCTTACCAGATCTCGGGGGAGTACTCCATGATCGAGGCGGCCGCCGCCAACGGCTGGATCGACCGGCGCGCGGCCATTACCGAATCCGTGCTCGGCATCAAGCGGGCCGGAGCCAACATGGTCCTGACCTACTGGGCGTCCGAGCTCGCCGGCTGGCTGAAGGAGTCCCGATGA
- the hemQ gene encoding hydrogen peroxide-dependent heme synthase yields the protein MSHTSAESVSKTENSVAEETEQFFTLWTVFKRSSDVTRSGDAAADFEALLGRLADGGVVHRGSYDVSAMRADADIMVWLHGPKPEALQQAVRDIRRSTLFAGTEIAWSAMGVHREAEFAKNHTPAFSRGVEPAEWLCVYPFVRSYEWYLLPDAERGAMLRDHGLLGRDFPQVISNTVSSFALGDWEWILGLEAPELVDLVDLMRHLRATEARHHVREEIPFYTGRRVTAGEIAEVLA from the coding sequence ATGAGCCACACTTCTGCCGAATCTGTCAGTAAAACCGAAAATTCAGTAGCCGAAGAAACAGAGCAGTTCTTCACTCTCTGGACGGTATTCAAGCGCTCCTCCGACGTAACCCGCAGCGGCGATGCTGCCGCGGACTTCGAAGCCCTGCTGGGCCGCCTGGCCGACGGAGGAGTGGTCCACCGGGGCAGCTACGACGTTTCGGCAATGCGTGCGGATGCGGACATTATGGTGTGGCTCCACGGGCCCAAGCCCGAGGCCCTGCAGCAGGCCGTCCGTGACATCCGCCGCAGCACGCTTTTCGCCGGCACCGAGATCGCCTGGTCCGCCATGGGCGTGCACCGCGAGGCGGAATTTGCGAAGAACCACACCCCGGCATTTTCCCGCGGCGTGGAACCGGCCGAATGGCTGTGCGTGTACCCGTTCGTCCGCTCCTACGAGTGGTACCTGCTCCCCGACGCGGAACGCGGCGCCATGCTTCGCGACCACGGACTGCTGGGCCGCGACTTCCCGCAGGTCATCTCAAACACTGTCTCCTCCTTCGCCCTGGGCGACTGGGAATGGATCCTCGGCCTTGAGGCCCCTGAACTGGTGGACCTCGTGGACCTGATGCGCCACCTGCGCGCCACCGAGGCCCGGCACCATGTCCGCGAAGAAATCCCCTTCTACACCGGCCGGCGGGTTACCGCCGGCGAGATCGCCGAGGTCCTCGCATGA